The Drosophila simulans strain w501 chromosome 3R, Prin_Dsim_3.1, whole genome shotgun sequence genome contains the following window.
acaacaataaaatcataaataaacaaattgtgcGCATGCGTGAACGTCATCATCGCCGCCTCTTTCCAAGGGCAATTCCAGCCGAATTATATATCGGTGAAAAATCGCTGGCAACTGTATGATCGCACAAAGCGtgatattcaaattaaatctTTCCATGAATGAAATGTGCGTATGTTCGtatttcgaaataaaagaTCAACAATCGGACGAGCCCAATAAACTTGTCATGTTCTTATCACATCGCAACTTCGGCCAAAGTATAAACGTATTGGccaagttgttttttttttcttttttgggatTTCCGTCGATGTGTATCGTTACATTTAGCACTTCTTCTGATTGTTATTTATATCGCAAACTTGTCCAGTTGTTCCCATTGTGTCGAAAGTGTAACGCGAAATTCAGGGCCAAATCGGAGAGTTGAGAGATGATATAATGCTGCCTGAAATCGGATGCCCAATGCACACGAaaaattaaagtgaaaatacTTTACACAAATCACCcagaataataatattagtGATAAAATAATCCAagtgattttttaaaaaatatatcccaAGGATTTCTGTCTAAAAAGAAACTTATAGTTCAAAAAGGAATTATAGACCTAAGagtgtatatttatattcgatTTTCCTTATCTAGTTATCTTTTTTTGGCTGTGCACGAAACAGTAGTAATGCAACTGGTAGTGGCATCTTGTATCAGGTCCAGATGCGTTCGACTTCATCTGCGAGGGATTACAGTAACGTTTTAAATTGATCAATCGCTATGCGATTTACATATGAGCCACATTAGCTACATATGTGATTGACTTGGCCCACTCGCATCGACTTGTTGGCCATCTTCATCTGCGGGCACCACAGCTGGTTTTGTAAGCCTCCTCTTTTTTTCTTGTCTCTCCTCTCTTccatgttatttatttatacaatatttagtttgtatttttctttcgAATTCGTCCATGCCCGGGTCTTTGGGCTTGGGTGTCGTTTCGCAAtgaccccaaaaaaaaaaatgtctcAAATCTTTAACAGGTTGCCATCGTGTGCGCATAACTTAGCATAAAATCTGAACACACAATTTTCCATTGTATTTCTTCTATAGTTCTTAAACACTTGCCTTTCTGTTGAATAAATTTGTGGGGGGAGCCAACAAATATTGAATGGATGTCTGTGATTTATTTGCCGCACGACACAGCACACGGCACAAacgaacacacaaacaaacggaAGCAGCGAAGGACAGACACTAAAAGCACTTTCTGTTATCCTTCGAGGcaatatcacgcatacgcgGCGTTGTCGATCAGATCAGAACACACAGAACACGAGGCGGCTGATCTCGAGATCTCCAGCTCCACGAGTACCCAGCGAATACTTGGCAGTTGAGGCGCCGACAGCAGACTAAGCGATATCCCAGCCCTACAAGCGGTCTTGTAGCGATCGTATCACGGATACGAATACGACCGCCTCGCTTTCGGCCAAGAttcgcagtcgcagtcacaGTCGTGGTCGTACTCGGCCAAGATCGTATGGCTATCGTCGACGATCGCAAACGGCAACAGGTGAGCAGGCAGCAGCGCTTCGTTTCGGCCAGAATCCAGCTCCAGCTGACTGGCGGTCATTGCATGTGCTTAAGGGCCAGTTCTAGGATCTCCCCAGTTAATTACCCATCGGGTAATGTATTTAATGTATGCAGACCGTAATGCGAAGTCGATAATTAACTTAATGCGATTTGCAACTATTTATGAGAAAATAAGCGCACCTATTGCAGCTGGCAGTGGAGCAAATCATAACAGAAACCAAATAGTAAACCTGACTGCATTTATCATCGACTGACTGGCCCAtatgcctttgcctttgccattgCAGGTTGTGTGTCTGTTTCTGTGTAAAGTGTGCAAAAATGATTGTGCAATTAAATGGCCCCAAAATGCCTCCGGCCCAGAGCTTCCAGTGGCCACTTGATGGATTTCAGCCGCGTCATTCCCTCATTCACTCGGAAAGTCACagttttcaggcacttttgcACCGAAACACTGCATTACGCCGAACGGACTAACCCACAGTGTGGGGCTAAACAGAAGCCTACTGGGTTCCATAGACGCACTAACTACAGGCACAAATGCATGTCTGACATTTGCCACCGTTGCTAATTGCTCAATCAGAAGGAAAAGACAACATAGTTGGGGAACAATGCAGCCAACTGCGGTTTATTCGTTAATTGATCGATGCGACGACACACCCACCCATCCCACGCATTTGTAGATCCAATGTGCACTCAATCGCGATTCACCGAAATCTGTGACTCCAACGATTCATTCACAGATCGCTATTGCCTTAATCTTTGGATTCCAATCCGGCCGATGCCCAATTCGATTCCGATGGAGCTTCCGCCATTGCGAAGGTCGCCCCCGCCGAAAAATGTTGGCATGCCCGACGCGTGCCCGAATCTCATTTTGGAGGTGCTCTATGTGACGaagcttatttaaattgctaaatatttttggcaattcgAGGAAGATTCTACGCAGCGCGTGTTACGTTAACCAGCCCAGCGACTGAACTGATTTCAAGGCGTGTCCAGCAGATAACAAAGTAATCAATTGGAAGACAGTCGACACCACCATTTAAGAGCCTACAATACCACGTTTTTTTAACAACAATACTTCCTAGCCAAGAACAAAGTAAAGATAGGGCTTGCCATATTCACGAGTgcaatttaatgttttatgaaTAATCAACTAAATATAATGTTCGCAATAACATTTTATGTTAAGTCActttaatagtttttttttacggTCTTCATGTTTTGATGTTAAAAAAGTCATTATCACTAACACATAAGTAAAAAAAGGAATAATCAAATTATTGCGGTACAgttataaatacaattattaaattaataacttagcactagtttgttttgtttaatctcgaaaatattttaattcacATTAATTGTAAATGTCGCATTTTATATTCAGCTCTATTTCGAAACAAGCAACAAAATGCACAGTTCAATAAATCAGTTTATTGTTTAGCGATGATTTCCGTAAATTTTCCATCCGAATTTTCACTTGTGTGTTCAATACAAAGCATTTCAAAGTCAATGTCGCCTGGCGGAAACAAAAGACTTCGGACACGAACTCGCGCCGATGCCCCGGAGCATCGGTTTATAGATACTACTAATGCTGTTCATTTAACGACTCATTCGATTAGAGCTTTTTATTCAAAGCATCTTTAcattggcaacaacaaaacgaaacgaaaataaataaaaacactgGTGGGCATTATGcggttttaatgtttttgaacTTGACAAGATACCATAATTTGCATGAAAATGATTGGATTCGGTATTTCTGCAAGAATAGGCTAGATCGTTAGGTTcaaaattcacaaaaaaattCTGCCTTCTCTTTGTCTTATTTTGCTCTTAATTTAGTAATTTTCGACCGTTTTTGTCGCTTTTTGTGGCAATTCTCGTGCGCAATCGCCTGCGTACattaaaactcaattaatGCGTAACACTTAGAGAACGCCGATGGTGGAAAAAACGCAACAAAATGCTGACGAGGTGAGGTGAACTCAGGCTGATTGGAAATCAATGAACTAACGAACTGGACACACAGCGGATGCTGTGCGACAGCCTTGACCATAACACTTAAACGCCAAAAACCTTCAAAGACCAGTTGCCACTTGCTGGCTGTCAGTCTGCGTCTGGGTCTGCCTTTGAGTCTGAGTCTAAGTCTCAGTCTGCGTCTGAGTCTCACTCGCATGCTTATTGAATATAACGCATGAAAGCAACTGCACAAGACCATTAATAAAGAGCTGAAAGCCAAAATCTGGGTGGCAATCTGAActctgcatatatatataaatatatatgtacatgtatatgtatacatgtACGCATTTTGGATCCGACATTGAACTGCACAAAGCTCCGATACACGGATGCTGATGCATATCTCATAATGACGATGACAGCCGAGTGGCGATAGCTTCTCTTCCGGCTGGCCCACTGCGGGAATCCGGTTCCTAGGTCCGcgcaaattgccaaattacGCGTAATGAGGGTAATTAGAGTGCGGACATATGGCGTGTGCATTGGCCACCgaatatcgtatttaattgCAGGTTAAAGCCCAGTTACATTTTAAAGGTTTCGGtataagaaaaaaaccaaagtttGAAGATAACTCCAATTAGTTGCGCACCTCGAAGGTAGCTGAGTAAATCAGAGCAAAACAGTAACGATTAATACTTAAATTTTGCCTTAAACATTTCCACACCTGGCACCCACTTGTGTCCActtgatttgcatttgtcaTTCAGCGCGGGCTGGATTCACTGCATCTTTTGAAGTTATTACGATTTTAAggtttattttttggattttacGGCGCACGGGGGCGAATTGGAGGAGACAAAATGTTTGATGTGTTCGATTTCACAGTGAAAACTTGATAAGTTCGATTTTAAATGACTAGCATTTGTTATATACCTATTCGAAAATAAGAAGTCTTAAAAATCATCAAATCCAAGCCACACTGTACCATTTAGCTATGCACATGCTTACGCCTCATTaagacatttttaaaatatttctctttggctttggttttctCCCACTTTGCCCAACTTCCGAACTGATTTTCGCCTTATTTCGACCAAGtcatttgcttttttttctgctgaaCTTGAATTTTGTTGGTAAATCAAAACCCTGCAATCGCATTTAGTTGAAAGACACGTGCCGACAAGTTGTCAAGTACAAAGTTCGATTTATTTGCGCCGTGCAAAATAAAAGGTTTAACGATCTGCGGATTCGTCGATAGAAACTGGCACACGGCGAAGACAATGACGACGCATAGAACACAAGGCAGCGGAGGAATCAGATCGCGATCCGAGATCTCGGAGACTAGACCACGGCTGCTCACTTCATCAAGGGGGTCAAAGTCAACTCGGCATTCGCCCAGTCATCAGCAGACTGAACTCCTCTAATAACCCCGATGCGGATTTCTAGTTCTCTGCAGCGGTATTTATGGCCAGGCATTAGGGTGATGGCAACCGCCGAATTGCCAAATGGCAATCAGCAAAccttaaaatagtttttgcgccgagaaataaaatgatatatgGCTTAATATAGCAATCTTTACCAAAACGCTCTTTTAGAAGTCTCagctttttttattgttttgattcgCTTTATGTTTTGTGATAGATCTGCATTTATAATGTATATGGTGATATAATATCTTAGGCTCCATGCGCGATGCTCTGCCGTGTGGGTGCATGGATGCGGAATTTGTGATGtgcagtgtgtatgtgtggatATAAAATCAGACCTCATTTAACGATCGAAACGTATGTTCATTACTCCATACAACCCTAACAACTCTAAGCGGTAAGGTAAATACTAATGCCACAAGGGGATCATCTAATTGCATAACTTAAAGTAATTGCTTGGCTGGCATTTTAGCTCCTTTAGCTCCTGTTTTAGCAATGGAACCCCTGAGCGGAAGTCATCTCGTTTTGCCAATTTCAGATGCAAGCAATTCTGCACTACTCGAAAGATCAATCAACTTACGACAACATTAAGTAgacaaattggaattttataaataattgtacatatattaatttcTCTACTGCAGATTTCATTCGACAATCAActgtttttgcaaattttttttctatgCAAGATTTTGATGATAAATGCGCGTAATTGTGTGTaaagtgtgtgtttatgttttcTAAATGGTTCTGTTGATTTTGTATAACAAGGTACAAATGCTCCCCAAACGCTAAAAAGGTTGCATTGTAAAACTGCGCTAGTTCgcattaatatatgtattactCGTACTATGAATGGGATTGTATGTGCTTTTACGATGATTGTTCCTTGGCGTCCACTTCAGCATCTAAAAGGTTATTGGTTCGATGGGAACAGTGCATTCGCTATACATGACGCGGTACATGGCCATTTCAGAGATGCCGTGGTAGTGGACAAAGGCGGCCGCAATGACCAGTATGTGGAATATTTGATGTGATTGACCCTGCAAAATAAAAGACTGTCAGAACGGCGCAAAGGACAAAACCATCAAGAACCGTACCCAAATGTCGAACTTTCCAGGAAACCAGCGCTCGGGAACACGGAGCGCGTATAGCAGCGCGCCAAGAATGTAGAGGAGGCCTGCAAGGTGTATTTTCCCATTGTATTACcattattttaatatgtatatctaCAAGCACTCACCCATCAGAATCAGCCATCCCAGACTGGCGCGGCTCATCTGGCTGAACCAGCCCTCCATGATGCTGTAGTGAATAGCTGGAATCACACCCGACAGGCCAAAGCTCATAAATACGCCAGCGCGCAAGGGACGAAGTGCCGGCTCCGAAAACTTGTCCCATAGCGAGACTACGATGGAGAGGATGCCCAGAATGCTCACGACGGATAGGTATATCACCTTTGGCTGGTAATGGCAGTAGAAGCCATAGTACAGCCAAGGCACAAAGGAACCCATAATCAGCAGCGCAATTCCACAGTAGTCAAGTCTGCcggtaaacaaaacaattaatatgATTTCTATTCAATTGGGCGCCGAATACTTACTTAGAAAACAGTCTTCCCATCTCTACAGAATGACAGCTCAGTGTGTGAAAAGCGAATGAGAATCCTAGGCACACAATCGCACCGATGAAGAAGGCGCCAAAAACGATCTTCTCCTGTGTCTGGATCTCAACCGAGGGACGCGAGATGAAGTATAATGCCACGCCGATGAAGGCGATGCAGCCAAGAAGATGTGTCCAGATGTTGCCCGTTTCCGTGTGCACGcggaaaattgatttaaagcaCGCACGGAAAGAGGGGAGCGGTGGGCGATGGCCGCGGTGTAGGAAGTCGTTATCCTGCAGCCACTTGGGTAGATTTTTGTAGTGGCACACTTTCCAGCTAGCCTCCCAGACCTacgaatgaaatggaaaaaataaaacatatcaTTCAAAAGATAAGACAATTAGTATGGAaactataaaacaaaacaaaaacaaaaaaaaaaaaacaaacagtcCCAACACTTAATACTAAACaattattactatttattgaaataaaaacacaaatacaaaagcaacaaagcaCAAAACATAAATCTTGAAGAGTATCTTCCATTTAAGCCATTCTTCACATGGCTGCATCACTTGGCTTACCTTGCGCACAAACTCCTCTGCCTGCTCGGCGGCATTGTGTGCCAATGCGCCCAAATCAATTTCATCGGAGAGAACTCCGGCCTTCAGCACTTCCGTCATCTGTGGAATAGAGAGATAAGACATTAAACAGCCCTCAAAACGGATATGAAAAGCTTAATAACAAAGGAAAACTAAAAGCAAATGGGACTAACGACTGCATTTTCAGCTTGCTCCTTGACTGTGTCAGGGTTTTGGCTTCTGTAAGTTTCTTGAAAGAGATCCGGCTCCAGATCCGGGTTGACACGCACTATAACCTCCGGCTGGGTCTGCATCTTGAGCGGCTAACAGAGATTCGAACGGAACTAGAACTAAATGTGCGAGGCAATGAGCGATCGTACTGTGAAGCCTCTGCCAGTCGCATACTCAATTTGTTTAGACTTTGTTGGCGGAACAAGAAAGCACCGAATGCGTTCCGCGATAAGATAAGCTTGCCCGAAACTGTCTCCGGGCATTATCAGCACCGGATCGAc
Protein-coding sequences here:
- the LOC6729120 gene encoding adiponectin receptor protein isoform X2 encodes the protein MDSATNLLEQQGSAADGSGGSHPAEVEVTTQARATFGMDAEGHATGEAVTTTTATLRREGSDEDIFEQVQMILRKRRGWGPEDSLSPNDLDILEYDDELVEEDDAGCPLPSTPEDTQLIEAEVWEASWKVCHYKNLPKWLQDNDFLHRGHRPPLPSFRACFKSIFRVHTETGNIWTHLLGCIAFIGVALYFISRPSVEIQTQEKIVFGAFFIGAIVCLGFSFAFHTLSCHSVEMGRLFSKLDYCGIALLIMGSFVPWLYYGFYCHYQPKVIYLSVVSILGILSIVVSLWDKFSEPALRPLRAGVFMSFGLSGVIPAIHYSIMEGWFSQMSRASLGWLILMGLLYILGALLYALRVPERWFPGKFDIWGQSHQIFHILVIAAAFVHYHGISEMAMYRVMYSECTVPIEPITF
- the LOC6729120 gene encoding adiponectin receptor protein isoform X1, which gives rise to MDSATNLLEQQGSAADGSGGSHPAEVEVTTQARATFGMDAEGHATGEAVTTTTATLRREGSDEDIFEQVQMILRKRRGWGPEDSLSPNDLDILEYDDELVEEDDAGCPLPSTPEDTQLIEAEMTEVLKAGVLSDEIDLGALAHNAAEQAEEFVRKVWEASWKVCHYKNLPKWLQDNDFLHRGHRPPLPSFRACFKSIFRVHTETGNIWTHLLGCIAFIGVALYFISRPSVEIQTQEKIVFGAFFIGAIVCLGFSFAFHTLSCHSVEMGRLFSKLDYCGIALLIMGSFVPWLYYGFYCHYQPKVIYLSVVSILGILSIVVSLWDKFSEPALRPLRAGVFMSFGLSGVIPAIHYSIMEGWFSQMSRASLGWLILMGLLYILGALLYALRVPERWFPGKFDIWGQSHQIFHILVIAAAFVHYHGISEMAMYRVMYSECTVPIEPITF
- the LOC6729120 gene encoding adiponectin receptor protein isoform X3 is translated as MQTQPEVIVRVNPDLEPDLFQETYRSQNPDTVKEQAENAVMTEVLKAGVLSDEIDLGALAHNAAEQAEEFVRKVWEASWKVCHYKNLPKWLQDNDFLHRGHRPPLPSFRACFKSIFRVHTETGNIWTHLLGCIAFIGVALYFISRPSVEIQTQEKIVFGAFFIGAIVCLGFSFAFHTLSCHSVEMGRLFSKLDYCGIALLIMGSFVPWLYYGFYCHYQPKVIYLSVVSILGILSIVVSLWDKFSEPALRPLRAGVFMSFGLSGVIPAIHYSIMEGWFSQMSRASLGWLILMGLLYILGALLYALRVPERWFPGKFDIWGQSHQIFHILVIAAAFVHYHGISEMAMYRVMYSECTVPIEPITF